Proteins co-encoded in one Oreochromis aureus strain Israel breed Guangdong linkage group 3, ZZ_aureus, whole genome shotgun sequence genomic window:
- the serpine1 gene encoding plasminogen activator inhibitor 1 produces MLCVYIFLVLALSRVGLTSLQDKQTDFGLKVFHQLAQGSTDKNVVLSPYGVASVLAMAQLGANGNTSKALTTAMGFSLRERGMLRQQWLLQRGLSSEEGVEIANGVMVERKMNLEKRYHRNLAKAFKTHPHQVDFTKPDQAISVINAWVSDHTAGLIPEFLQSGSLTDQTRLVLLNALHFQGLWKIPFDPKLTQERMFHCANGSTVPVHMMRITNRFNYGEFVTADGVDYDVIEVPYEGDLLSMLLVSPFEPEVPLSMLSADLSSQKIRQWRTELRNVKRQLALPRFTLDSEVNLKTALVNMGLGDIFNPASADFTRITLDQRLCVSKVLQKLKIEVNEEGTKGAASTAAVMFSRMAVEEIVLDRPFLFLIQHKLTGAVLFMGQFNQPQQ; encoded by the exons atgCTTTGCGTATATATTTTCCTGGTGCTGGCTCTGAGCAGAGTAGGACTGACTTCTCTGCAGGATAAGCAGACTGATTTTGGGCTGAAGGTCTTCCACCAGTTGGCCCAGGGGTCTACAGACAAGAATGTGGTCTTGTCCCCATATGGTGTGGCCTCTGTTCTGGCCATGGCTCAGCTTGGTGCAAACGGAAACACCAGCAAGGCCTTAACTACAGCTATGGGTTTTTCTCTGCGAG AGCGAGGGATGCTTCGGCAGCAGTGGCTTCTGCAGCGGGGCCTGTCCTCTGAGGAGGGGGTAGAAATAGCCAACGGGGTGATGGTGGAGAGGAAGATGAATCTGGAGAAGAGATATCACCGGAACTTGGCCAAGGCCTTCAAGACCCACCCTCACCAGGTGGACTTCACAAAGCCAGACCAAGCCATCAGCGTTATCAATGCATGGGTCTCAGATCACACTGCAG GTCTTATCCCTGAATTCTTGCAATCTGGATCTCTGACTGATCAGACCCGCCTCGTCCTCCTTAATGCGCTCCACTTCCAGGGCCTCTGGAAAATTCCCTTTGACCCAAAACTGACACAGGAGAGGATGTTCCACTGTGCCAATGGCAGCACTGTGCCAGTCCACATGATGAGAATCACCAACCGCTTCAACTATG GAGAGTTTGTAACTGCTGATGGAGTGGATTACGATGTGATTGAGGTCCCATATGAGGGTGACTTACTGAGCATGCTCTTGGTGTCTCCCTTTGAGCCTGAAGTTCCTCTGAGCATGCTCAGTGCAGACCTGAGCAGCCAGAAGATCCGACAGTGGAGGACAGAGCTGAGGAATGTCAAGAGGCAGCTGGCCTTACCTAG GTTTACTCTGGACTCTGAGGTGAATTTGAAGACTGCGCTAGTCAACATGGGACTAGGAGACATCTTCAACCCAGCTTCTGCAGACTTCACACGCATCACCT TGGATCAAAGGCTGTGTGTGTCGAAGGTCctgcaaaaactgaaaattgagGTGAATGAAGAGGGAACCAAAGGAGCAGCATCAACAG CTGCTGTCATGTTTTCTCGTATGGCAGTAGAGGAGATCGTTCTAGACCGACCTTTCCTTTTCCTTATCCAGCACAAACTCACAG GTGCTGTTCTTTTCATGGGTCAGTTCAACCAGCCTCAACAGTAA
- the ap1s1 gene encoding AP-1 complex subunit sigma-1A, translated as MMRFMLLFSRQGKLRLQKWYTATAERDKKKMVRELMQIVLARKPKMCSFLEWRDLKIVYKRYASLYFCCAIEEQDNELITLEVIHRFVELLDKYFGSVCELDIIFNFEKAYFILDEFLMGGEIQDTSKKSVLKAIEQADLLQEEDESPRSVLEEMGLA; from the exons ATG ATGCGCTTCATGCTGCTGTTCAGCCGGCAGGGCAAGCTGCGACTGCAGAAGTGGTACACAGCCACAGCTGAGCGTGACAAGAAGAAGATGGTCAGGGAGCTGATGCAGATAGTGTTGGCCCGCAAACCAAAGATGTGCAGTTTTCTAGAATGGCGCGACCTCAAGATTGTCTATAAAAG GTATGCCAGCCTTTATTTCTGTTGTGCCATTGAAGAGCAAGACAATGAGCTGATCACACTCGAAGTTATACACCGTTTCGTAGAGTTGCTGGATAAATATTTTGGCAGT gtGTGTGAGCTGGACATCATCTTTAATTTTGAGAAGGCCTACTTCATTTTAGATGAGTTCCTGATGGGAGGAGAGATccaggacacatctaaaaagaGTGTCCTCAAAGCGATTGAACAAGCTGACCTACTGCAGGAG GAGGACGAATCACCCAGGAGTGTACTGGAGGAGATGGGCTTGGCATAG